The following coding sequences lie in one Chionomys nivalis chromosome 8, mChiNiv1.1, whole genome shotgun sequence genomic window:
- the LOC130879970 gene encoding olfactory receptor 51M1-like: MVLSNVTHFSPMFYLSSFPGLEAFKHWIFIPFFLMYLVAISGNCLILMIIKRSPRLHTPMYHLLSLLALTDLGLSVSTLPTTVGIFWFNYHNIYFGACQIQMFCIHSFSFMESAVLLAMSFDRFVAICHPLRYSVIITGKRVIRAGLCVILRGPVALIPIVLLLKAFPYCEPLVLSHSFCLHQEVIHLACVDTTFNNLYGLSLVVFTVMTDLVLIALSYGFILYTVAGLASQEEQIRAFQTCTSHLCAVLVFFVPMAGLSLVHRFGKHAPPAVHLLMANIYLFVPPMLNPVIYSIKTREIRRAITKLVGFRKDNSEPWV, translated from the coding sequence ATGGTCCTGTCCAACGTTACTCACTTCAGCCCCATGTTCTACCTTAGTAGCTTTCCTGGTTTGGAAGCCTTTAAACACTGGATTTTCATCCCCTTTTTCTTGATGTACCTGGTGGCCATCTCTGGCAATTGTCTCATTCTGATGATTATCAAGAGAAGCCCTCGTCTGCACACGCCCATGTACCATCTGCTCTCCTTGCTGGCGCTCACTGACCTGGGGCTGTCAGTGTCTACCTTGCCCACCACAGTGGGTATATTTTGGTTCAATTACCATAACATTTATTTTGGAGCCTGCCAAATCCAGATGTTCTGCATCCACTCTTTTTCCTTCATGGAATCTGCAGTGCTCCTTGCTATGTCCTTTGATCGTTTTGTGGCAATCTGCCATCCGCTGAGGTACTCGGTCATCATCACTGGTAAGAGAGTGATCAGGGCAGGCCTATGCGTTATTCTCAGGGGACCTGTAGCCCTTATCCCAATTGTTCTCCTCCTGAAGGCTTTTCCCTATTGTGAACCTCTTGTCCTCTCCCACTCATTTTGTCTACACCAGGAAGTGATACACCTGGCATGTGTAGACACCACCTTCAACAACCTGTATGGACTGTCACTGGTAGTGTTTACCGTGATGACAGACCTGGTGCTCATTGCACTGTCCTATGGCTTCATCCTGTACACCGTGGCAGGACTGGCTTCCCAAGAGGAGCAGATCCGAGCCTTCCAAACATGTACTTCACATCTCTGTGCTGTGCTTGTGTTCTTTGTGCCCATGGCAGGGCTGTCCCTGGTGCACCGCTTTGGGAAACATGCACCACCTGCTGTGCACCTTCTCATGGCCAATATCTACCTCTTTGTGCCACCCATGCTCAACCCAGTCATTTACAGCATTAAGACCAGGGAGATCCGAAGGGCAATCACCAAACTCGTAGGCTTTAGGAAGGACAATTCTGAGCCCTGGGTATAA